The Halobaculum magnesiiphilum genome contains the following window.
TCTCGAACTCCACGGGCGACTGCGACTCCATCGCCTCGACGTATCCCTCGTGGACCTCGGTGTCGACGAACTCGGGGAGGAGTTCCCGGACGTCACGACCGACCAGCTCTTCGTCCGGGTCGGCGTCGGCGGCGTTCCGGACCATCTCGGCGGCCTGTTCGTTGAGATAGGTGAGCCGCCATTCGTCGTCGAGCGCGAGGAACGCGTCCGTCATCCGGTCGAGGAGCGCGGGTTCGATCAGCGAGTCGGCGTCGACGCCGGACATCTCGCCTCGCTGTGGGGTTCCCTCCTCGCGGTTCGTCATCACCGGTGGGGGGTCAGGAACACGGATAAAGTGTGCGCCGAACGAGCCGTCCGATCCGGATTAATTTTGGCTCTCCGTCGGAGGTAGTGTTCAGATAAGCTGATTCCATGCGAAGGCGAACGCTTGAAGCCAATTTTCGGCAGTCTCTGCTTCGGCGTGGCTGAAACAGTTTGAGAACTGGTTGGTTCGGCGTTTTAGTTCTCGAAAGACACGTTCGACGCTGTTCCGAGTACCGTGTTTCTCGTACCTGTACTCGAGGCTGTGGCGGTGGAGAGCTGCTTGCAGCCACGGTGCAGAATCGACGAGAAAGACCGCGTTATCGACGAGATGTTTGTCGCGGAGTTCGGCGAGGAACATCTCGGTGATCGCTTGATTTCTCGTCGGAGAGAGCTTGACGTGCAGCAATCGGTTCGTGTTGGGATCGACAGCAGCGTACAGCCAGAAGCGTTCGTCGTTGAGTTGGATCACGGTCTCGTCAACTGCGACGTGATCCGGGTTCGCACCATCGAGGGGCTGTAGATCGGCCTTCTGCACCCAGTTATGGACGGTCGTCCGACAGCGCTTGACACCCAACCTATCGAGAATCGAAACGGTATCCGAAAGTGAT
Protein-coding sequences here:
- a CDS encoding IS6 family transposase; protein product: MLEIARLNGGSDCFELDFLEREATPEPAMKLGIRLHLAGLSLSDTVSILDRLGVKRCRTTVHNWVQKADLQPLDGANPDHVAVDETVIQLNDERFWLYAAVDPNTNRLLHVKLSPTRNQAITEMFLAELRDKHLVDNAVFLVDSAPWLQAALHRHSLEYRYEKHGTRNSVERVFRELKRRTNQFSNCFSHAEAETAENWLQAFAFAWNQLI